In one window of Shewanella goraebulensis DNA:
- a CDS encoding choice-of-anchor H family protein, whose product MDIQTNKQKWFNQMAAVIGCVWMLTLSLPVTAQNTFNPNIIVVSEGRQVNNVALAVEDNPALTAKQQQSLKLLVAEERAKRKSDIAQGKSIAVRATREQIMSERKAGILSAVAQRSVNDANAIAKAAAEKAKVSGNVTDTNLGLNQESNPLSNHVQQQSIIGYRDFDIYDAYSRIFDDFDEDGFYQTFSVTFDADVYGFTQGEPANVYAELYLSRNGGPWEHYYSTEVFTIYGDATDDDYEVLTTLAQGYKTDYYDVLIDLYELGYEDIVATLSANESDGLYALPLESSDRDEVYEQEYVEVIESEVIVSGGSLSLTALLMLLMMRLYRLKA is encoded by the coding sequence ATGGATATTCAAACTAATAAGCAAAAATGGTTCAATCAGATGGCGGCAGTTATTGGATGCGTATGGATGCTGACACTCAGTTTACCCGTAACAGCACAGAATACGTTTAACCCAAATATCATTGTGGTGAGTGAAGGACGGCAAGTGAATAACGTAGCGCTTGCTGTTGAAGATAATCCAGCTTTGACCGCAAAGCAGCAACAATCATTAAAATTGTTAGTGGCTGAAGAAAGGGCAAAGCGTAAAAGTGATATCGCCCAAGGTAAATCTATAGCTGTGCGGGCTACTCGTGAGCAAATCATGTCAGAGCGTAAAGCGGGAATATTGTCAGCGGTAGCTCAACGAAGTGTTAATGATGCTAATGCTATTGCAAAAGCAGCCGCTGAAAAGGCCAAAGTGTCAGGGAACGTGACTGACACTAATCTTGGATTAAATCAAGAATCTAACCCTTTATCTAATCATGTCCAGCAGCAATCTATTATTGGTTATCGTGATTTTGATATTTATGATGCCTATAGCCGTATATTCGATGATTTTGATGAAGATGGTTTTTACCAAACTTTTAGCGTGACCTTTGATGCAGATGTCTACGGTTTTACGCAAGGTGAACCAGCCAATGTTTATGCAGAGCTTTATTTAAGTCGTAATGGTGGGCCATGGGAACATTATTATTCCACTGAAGTATTTACTATTTATGGAGATGCTACAGACGATGATTACGAGGTACTCACAACCTTAGCTCAAGGCTATAAAACCGATTATTACGATGTGTTGATTGATTTATATGAGCTAGGTTATGAAGACATTGTGGCGACATTAAGTGCCAATGAATCTGATGGTTTATATGCCTTGCCATTGGAAAGCAGTGACAGAGATGAAGTGTACGAACAAGAATATGTTGAAGTAATCGAGTCTGAAGTGATTGTCAGTGGCGGTAGTTTGTCATTAACAGCTTTGTTGATGCTATTGATGATGAGGCTTTATCGTCTTAAAGCATAA
- a CDS encoding cytochrome b, whose protein sequence is MQLDTSTTLSPITRMLHWIVGVGMISLLAIGVFMAETKTYSLYSWHKSFGFIIFFVVLLRVLWRIKNGWPSPAGNYTQIEHSLSKLVHWLLILGTLLLPISGFLMSSLGGNGVDVFGLEIVARNVDPANPQKALAHYPQIASFFHSVHHWAGYVIIASVFLHVVGALKHHIIDKDNTLKRMLKG, encoded by the coding sequence ATGCAACTCGACACCTCTACGACTTTGAGCCCTATCACTCGAATGCTACACTGGATTGTCGGTGTTGGCATGATTTCTCTGCTTGCCATTGGCGTATTTATGGCAGAAACCAAAACCTATAGCCTGTATTCTTGGCATAAATCATTTGGCTTTATCATCTTTTTTGTGGTGCTGCTACGCGTGCTGTGGCGTATCAAAAATGGTTGGCCATCTCCTGCAGGTAATTACACCCAAATAGAACATAGTTTGAGTAAACTTGTACACTGGCTATTAATTTTAGGGACCTTATTGTTGCCTATTTCTGGCTTTTTAATGTCTTCATTAGGCGGTAATGGTGTTGATGTTTTCGGGCTTGAAATTGTTGCGCGCAATGTTGACCCTGCTAACCCTCAAAAAGCACTGGCACATTATCCGCAGATCGCTTCATTTTTTCATAGCGTTCATCATTGGGCTGGATATGTCATTATCGCATCGGTATTTTTACATGTGGTAGGTGCGCTAAAGCATCATATTATTGATAAAGATAATACCTTGAAGCGCATGCTTAAAGGTTGA
- a CDS encoding PepSY domain-containing protein — protein MSRLINKLGITLLSFMLFSMTTWSVQAAPLSVIGNMSSAMSMSSPVNLKHPGFNNKSKGGPGKSQPLVIKSSSQAAQLAKRQYSAKVLSVQSTKVGGSPGYRVKLLSNKGMVFYATVNARTGSVSRN, from the coding sequence ATGAGCAGATTAATCAACAAATTAGGCATTACCCTGTTATCTTTCATGTTGTTTTCAATGACAACATGGTCAGTTCAGGCTGCCCCATTGTCGGTGATAGGCAATATGAGTAGCGCTATGTCCATGTCATCTCCAGTGAACCTTAAACACCCAGGCTTTAATAACAAATCAAAGGGTGGCCCAGGTAAGTCTCAACCTTTAGTCATTAAAAGTTCTTCACAGGCGGCTCAACTCGCCAAGCGACAATATTCTGCAAAAGTGCTATCAGTTCAATCAACAAAAGTAGGCGGCTCGCCAGGCTACAGAGTCAAATTGCTTTCTAATAAAGGCATGGTGTTTTACGCCACCGTGAATGCACGTACTGGTTCAGTTTCGAGGAATTAA
- a CDS encoding response regulator transcription factor, translated as MRILLVEDDLGLQRNLSEHLQAANYSVDISSDGEDGLFQATEYQYDAAIIDVGLPKIDGLSLITQLRNKQIDYPILILTARDGWQDKVLGLDSGADDYLTKPFQPEELVARLNALIRRSAGQASPIVANGPFSLNTRTLELKHLQNPIILSSSEFKLFEYFMLHQGEVISKPTLIEHIYDQDFDLDSNVIEVFIRRLRKKLDPDGDYKLIETLRGQGYRLRQLS; from the coding sequence ATGAGAATATTGTTAGTTGAAGATGATTTAGGCTTACAAAGAAACCTAAGTGAGCATTTACAAGCTGCTAATTACAGTGTCGATATATCATCGGATGGCGAAGATGGCCTGTTTCAAGCTACAGAATATCAATATGATGCGGCTATTATTGACGTGGGGTTGCCTAAAATCGATGGCTTAAGCTTGATAACCCAATTACGTAATAAACAAATTGATTACCCTATTTTGATTTTAACCGCCCGAGATGGCTGGCAAGATAAAGTATTGGGCTTAGATTCTGGCGCGGATGATTATTTAACTAAACCGTTTCAACCAGAAGAACTGGTTGCCCGTTTAAATGCCCTAATTAGACGTTCAGCAGGACAAGCTAGTCCTATTGTGGCTAACGGGCCATTTAGCCTTAACACCCGTACCCTTGAATTGAAGCACTTACAAAATCCAATAATCCTTAGCAGCTCTGAATTTAAGCTATTTGAATACTTCATGCTACACCAAGGCGAGGTGATTTCTAAACCCACCTTAATTGAGCATATTTACGATCAAGACTTTGATTTAGACTCTAATGTGATAGAAGTGTTTATTCGTCGCTTACGAAAAAAGCTCGATCCCGATGGCGATTATAAATTGATAGAAACCTTACGCGGTCAGGGTTATCGTTTGCGACAGTTAAGTTAA
- a CDS encoding ATP-binding protein — translation MLSGLLLILVLLPLIGVTVNSAFQHQITQSINNQLRAYVYSVLAVAEVKDDQVVMPNYLIENQFNVIGSGLYALITSDNQLLWHSESFFGLNLPTTSSTALALPSPQMGQGALTQVSFDDLAGNGDNNHVVYSFSVSFETNQKPLAITVHIVKDDADYQQQISEFNTTLWTWLIVLMLVLALVQGIWLFWTLKPLNQFTKELALVDKGQQTRLKQDYPNELNAVANQLNILLNTEQQQRLRYRNALADLAHSLKTPLAVLQSQTDLSDESKEQATNINNIISYQLNKAKSSANQAWHIGISIDDVASKLIRTLAKIYQQSYVDIDYRAEPKLMFKGEEADLHEMLGNLLDNACKAAKSQVCLSVEQTDAVLRFIIEDDGDGLTEQQRQNVFERGIRADTYHQGHGIGLAIVQDLVKTYQGELTVSQSEQFGGAKFILTFAS, via the coding sequence ATGCTTAGCGGTTTATTACTAATTTTAGTATTACTCCCGCTGATTGGCGTGACCGTTAATAGCGCGTTCCAACATCAAATTACTCAATCGATAAACAATCAATTGCGAGCTTATGTTTATTCAGTACTTGCTGTCGCCGAGGTTAAAGACGATCAAGTCGTCATGCCTAATTATCTGATAGAAAATCAGTTTAATGTCATTGGCTCAGGATTATATGCGCTGATCACCTCAGACAATCAACTGCTTTGGCATTCCGAATCTTTTTTTGGTTTAAACCTGCCAACAACTAGCTCAACAGCCTTAGCACTCCCCAGCCCGCAGATGGGACAAGGAGCCCTGACACAAGTTAGCTTTGACGATTTAGCTGGCAATGGCGATAACAACCACGTGGTTTATAGCTTTAGTGTTAGTTTTGAAACCAATCAAAAGCCACTGGCAATCACAGTTCACATTGTTAAAGATGACGCCGACTACCAACAACAAATTAGTGAGTTTAATACCACCTTATGGACTTGGCTGATTGTTTTAATGTTGGTACTGGCACTCGTACAAGGGATTTGGCTATTTTGGACGTTAAAACCATTAAATCAATTTACCAAAGAACTTGCACTGGTTGATAAGGGTCAGCAAACTCGGTTAAAACAGGATTACCCCAACGAATTAAATGCGGTGGCTAATCAACTCAATATATTACTCAACACAGAGCAGCAACAAAGGCTTCGTTACCGAAATGCACTCGCTGATTTAGCTCATAGTTTAAAAACACCCTTAGCGGTTCTGCAAAGCCAAACTGATTTAAGTGATGAGTCAAAAGAGCAAGCCACCAATATTAATAACATCATTAGCTATCAACTAAACAAAGCGAAATCCAGCGCTAATCAAGCTTGGCATATAGGTATCAGCATTGATGATGTGGCCAGTAAACTCATTAGAACCTTAGCAAAAATTTATCAGCAATCTTATGTGGATATTGATTATCGAGCTGAGCCAAAGCTAATGTTTAAAGGTGAAGAAGCAGATTTACACGAGATGCTTGGCAATTTATTGGATAACGCCTGTAAGGCTGCAAAATCCCAAGTGTGTTTATCTGTTGAACAAACCGATGCAGTATTACGTTTTATCATTGAAGATGACGGTGACGGACTCACTGAACAACAACGCCAAAATGTATTCGAACGTGGTATTCGCGCTGACACTTATCACCAAGGTCATGGTATTGGTTTGGCTATCGTTCAAGACTTAGTGAAAACCTATCAAGGTGAGCTGACAGTTTCGCAATCAGAGCAATTTGGCGGCGCTAAATTCATCTTAACCTTTGCCAGTTAG
- a CDS encoding DUF3300 domain-containing protein, with amino-acid sequence MIRLSIPTKLIKAGLITLCLLSPTAALAVGSNAIGSNSDAQYEQTQPSEAQLAQMLAPIALYPDSLLTHILIAATYPLEIVQARRWEQQHNSLSSEQKMQQAELESWDPSVTALVAFPTVLEKLNEDLNWTQELGEAFLLDEAMVLASIQILRQQADEADSFNEMDNMTVTRVEKQIIIEPAQPEVIYVPVYDPRVVYGHWRWHAYPPVYWHYPAYAYYRPHRPIYWGPSVYINFNYFFGAVHWSHHRVVVVNHRNTRYYRKPHKIAYSTGSQRWKHKPAHRRGVAYKAPKVSHRYDKKRYNSASIAHKPAHKAAHKSSHKPALKPVNSKHKTNYAKQTQQSRVNKALKDNKRNTVSHNKSVKNKSVNQTAKVNHNRSNNSSNYKSPSYSNSQHKQSSQRASTQRSSTQRATTQRSSNQRATTQRSTAQSKSHNRSSSKSHSSHRSSAPQQKAR; translated from the coding sequence ATGATCCGATTATCTATCCCCACAAAATTGATTAAAGCTGGGCTTATTACTCTTTGTCTACTGTCACCAACAGCTGCGTTGGCTGTTGGAAGTAATGCTATTGGAAGTAACAGTGACGCGCAATATGAGCAAACTCAGCCTTCAGAGGCGCAGCTAGCACAGATGTTAGCGCCTATTGCCCTGTACCCAGATAGCTTGCTTACTCATATATTAATTGCTGCGACTTACCCACTTGAGATTGTTCAAGCCCGTCGTTGGGAGCAACAACATAATAGTTTGAGCAGCGAACAAAAAATGCAGCAGGCTGAACTTGAATCTTGGGACCCTAGTGTAACGGCACTGGTGGCTTTTCCGACCGTACTTGAAAAGTTAAATGAAGATTTAAACTGGACTCAAGAATTAGGTGAAGCTTTCTTACTAGATGAAGCAATGGTGCTTGCCAGTATTCAGATACTTAGACAACAAGCGGACGAAGCCGATAGCTTTAATGAAATGGATAACATGACTGTTACCCGTGTTGAAAAACAAATCATTATTGAGCCAGCACAGCCTGAAGTTATTTATGTGCCAGTGTACGATCCGCGAGTGGTTTACGGTCATTGGCGCTGGCATGCTTATCCGCCTGTTTATTGGCATTACCCGGCATACGCATATTATCGCCCGCACCGTCCAATATACTGGGGGCCTAGCGTATACATTAACTTTAACTACTTCTTTGGCGCTGTGCATTGGTCACATCATCGCGTCGTGGTAGTTAACCACCGTAATACTCGTTATTACCGTAAACCCCATAAAATTGCTTACAGCACTGGTTCACAACGTTGGAAACATAAACCTGCTCATCGACGCGGCGTTGCTTACAAAGCGCCAAAAGTGAGTCATCGTTATGACAAAAAACGTTATAACAGCGCCAGCATTGCTCATAAACCAGCACATAAAGCGGCTCATAAGTCTTCACATAAACCTGCACTAAAGCCGGTTAATAGTAAGCATAAAACGAACTACGCAAAACAGACGCAACAAAGTCGCGTAAACAAGGCATTAAAGGATAATAAGAGGAATACTGTAAGTCATAACAAAAGTGTTAAAAACAAGTCGGTCAACCAAACGGCGAAGGTGAATCACAACCGTTCTAATAACTCGAGCAATTACAAGTCGCCAAGTTATAGTAATTCGCAGCATAAGCAATCAAGCCAACGGGCTTCAACACAGCGTTCTTCGACACAAAGAGCGACAACTCAAAGGTCGTCGAATCAAAGAGCAACAACACAGAGGTCAACTGCACAATCAAAAAGTCATAATCGCTCTTCGAGTAAGAGTCATTCAAGCCATCGTTCATCTGCGCCTCAACAAAAGGCTAGATAA
- the der gene encoding ribosome biogenesis GTPase Der, with protein sequence MIPVVALVGRPNVGKSTLFNRLTRTRDALVADFPGLTRDRKYGRAFLSGYEFIVVDTGGIDGTEEGIETKMAEQSLAAIEEADVVLFLTDARAGLTSADLAISEHLRSRDKTTFVVANKVDGIDADSACAEFWSLGLGEVYQMAAAQGRGVTNMIEYSLAPYAEAMGITRQDSDEEGEEVREYTEEEAEAEQERLQNLPIKLAIIGKPNVGKSTLTNRILGEERVVVYDAPGTTRDSIYIPMTREDREYVLIDTAGVRRRSKVHETIEKFSVIKTLKAVEDANVVLLVIDAQDGISEQDLGLLGFALNAGRAIVIAVNKWDGLDQSFKEGVKSELDRRLGFIDFARIHFISALHGTGVGHLYESIEEAYDSATRRVSTSMLTRIMQMSQDDHQPPLVHGRRVKLKYAHAGGYNPPIVVVHGNQVSKLPDSYKRYMMNYFRRSLKVIGTPIQIRFQEGANPFQGRTEKLTISQERRRKRAMSHINSRKK encoded by the coding sequence ATGATCCCTGTAGTGGCCCTTGTGGGGCGACCTAATGTTGGTAAGTCAACTTTATTTAACCGTCTTACTCGCACAAGAGATGCGCTTGTCGCCGATTTTCCTGGTTTAACACGTGACCGTAAATACGGTCGTGCGTTTTTATCTGGTTACGAATTTATTGTGGTTGATACTGGTGGTATCGACGGCACTGAAGAAGGGATCGAAACAAAAATGGCTGAACAGTCGCTTGCTGCGATTGAAGAAGCTGATGTCGTATTATTCTTAACTGATGCACGTGCTGGCTTAACTTCTGCTGATCTTGCGATTTCAGAGCATTTACGTAGCCGTGATAAAACTACCTTTGTTGTTGCCAACAAAGTAGATGGTATTGACGCTGATTCAGCTTGTGCTGAGTTTTGGTCGCTGGGTTTAGGTGAAGTCTACCAAATGGCAGCTGCGCAAGGCCGCGGCGTGACCAATATGATTGAATATTCTTTAGCACCTTATGCTGAAGCAATGGGTATTACTCGCCAAGATTCCGATGAAGAAGGCGAAGAAGTACGCGAGTACACCGAAGAAGAAGCGGAAGCAGAACAAGAGCGTCTGCAAAACTTACCAATTAAATTAGCTATCATCGGTAAACCAAACGTAGGTAAATCAACACTGACTAACCGTATTCTAGGTGAAGAACGTGTGGTGGTTTATGATGCGCCAGGTACGACTCGTGACAGTATTTATATTCCAATGACGCGCGAAGATCGTGAATATGTATTGATTGATACTGCGGGTGTTCGTCGCCGCAGTAAAGTACATGAAACTATCGAGAAATTCTCGGTCATTAAAACCCTTAAAGCTGTTGAAGATGCCAATGTTGTTTTACTGGTTATCGATGCACAAGATGGTATCTCTGAACAAGATTTAGGTTTATTAGGCTTTGCATTAAACGCGGGACGTGCAATCGTGATTGCGGTGAACAAATGGGATGGTTTAGACCAGTCATTTAAAGAAGGCGTTAAAAGCGAACTTGATCGTCGCCTAGGCTTTATTGATTTTGCCCGCATTCACTTTATCTCAGCATTGCATGGTACAGGTGTTGGTCATTTATACGAATCTATTGAAGAAGCATATGACAGTGCGACGCGCCGCGTAAGCACTTCAATGCTGACTCGTATTATGCAAATGTCACAAGACGATCATCAGCCTCCATTGGTTCATGGCCGCCGCGTTAAGCTTAAATATGCCCATGCTGGTGGTTACAATCCACCAATCGTTGTTGTGCATGGTAATCAGGTAAGTAAGTTACCTGATTCATACAAGCGCTACATGATGAACTATTTCCGTCGTTCGTTAAAAGTGATTGGCACGCCAATTCAAATTCGTTTCCAAGAAGGTGCGAACCCGTTCCAAGGCCGTACTGAGAAACTGACGATTAGCCAAGAGCGTCGTCGTAAACGCGCTATGAGCCATATCAATAGCCGTAAGAAGTAA
- the bamB gene encoding outer membrane protein assembly factor BamB has product MKSLCKTLLAAGLSVALLSACSSSDTEEEVVTELTEIQATVFPEVDWSVSVGNGVGDYYSQLKPAVFYGHVYVADRNGTVVAYDQETSKVAWRKDLASEFKDTALAKTKEARIAAGVTVSRNKVFIGGESGLLVALDAKTGDVAWHAIASGELLSPPTVSEDSVAVHTSDGNFESFSIEDGSKLWTHEMQLPNLTLRGTGSAAYDSGGFFLGTADGKISVIVKNNGQVAWEQAVFSPTGGNEFTRMADVDMTPLILGDNLYAVSYNGNLVSMELRTGRVVWTRKYSSFNELAAAGVGLYVVDDHSRIYSVDRRNGLELWSNTTLTNRGLTSPAVIGSYIVVGDFEGYLHFIDRNTGEVAGRVEVDSDGLFSQPVVAGDKIYVQGRSGKLATVILP; this is encoded by the coding sequence ATGAAGTCTTTATGCAAAACCTTGCTAGCAGCGGGCTTAAGTGTCGCGTTGCTATCTGCTTGTTCTTCGAGCGATACTGAAGAAGAAGTTGTAACAGAACTTACTGAAATTCAAGCAACTGTATTTCCTGAAGTCGATTGGAGCGTCAGTGTAGGCAATGGTGTGGGCGACTATTACTCACAACTTAAACCAGCCGTTTTTTATGGTCATGTCTATGTCGCTGACCGTAACGGTACTGTTGTTGCTTACGATCAAGAAACAAGTAAGGTCGCTTGGCGTAAAGACTTAGCGTCAGAATTTAAAGATACTGCGCTGGCTAAAACCAAAGAAGCACGTATTGCCGCTGGCGTAACAGTTAGCCGTAATAAAGTCTTTATTGGCGGTGAATCAGGCTTGCTTGTTGCACTTGATGCAAAAACAGGTGATGTTGCTTGGCATGCTATTGCCAGTGGCGAGCTGTTGTCGCCACCAACTGTTTCTGAAGATTCTGTAGCTGTGCATACCAGTGATGGTAACTTTGAGTCATTTTCAATTGAAGATGGCAGCAAGTTGTGGACCCACGAAATGCAACTGCCAAACTTGACTCTTCGAGGTACAGGTTCCGCGGCATATGATTCAGGTGGTTTCTTCCTAGGTACAGCTGATGGTAAAATATCAGTTATCGTTAAAAACAACGGTCAAGTGGCTTGGGAACAAGCCGTATTTAGCCCAACTGGCGGTAACGAGTTTACTCGAATGGCCGATGTGGACATGACACCGTTAATTTTGGGCGATAATTTATACGCGGTAAGTTACAATGGTAACTTGGTGTCAATGGAGCTAAGAACGGGTCGTGTTGTTTGGACACGTAAGTACTCAAGCTTTAATGAATTAGCCGCAGCAGGTGTTGGACTTTATGTCGTTGATGACCATAGTCGTATTTACTCAGTAGATAGACGTAATGGTTTGGAACTTTGGAGTAATACTACGTTAACAAACCGTGGTTTAACTTCTCCTGCAGTCATTGGTTCTTATATTGTGGTAGGTGACTTTGAAGGTTATCTACACTTTATCGATCGCAACACTGGCGAAGTCGCTGGTCGAGTTGAGGTTGATAGTGATGGTTTATTCTCGCAGCCGGTTGTGGCTGGAGACAAAATTTATGTGCAAGGTCGCAGCGGGAAGCTAGCTACTGTAATCCTGCCATAA
- a CDS encoding tetratricopeptide repeat protein → MDIYSTEEQQVDAIKQFWKDYGSSIIVGAVVGLGGLYGWNYYSDVKIENAEAASEAFQSIAANSADSTAVMAAVSDFGQQHDQQGYQALLELMSAKAAVDAGDLDKAEAAFTKIIAANPGAALSSLATIRLSRVQAEQGNLGTALATLDQVSDEAFNAQRDELKGDFLVRQGDMDKARTAYQAAVDNGGSLSSPALQMKLDNLNKA, encoded by the coding sequence GTGGATATTTATAGCACAGAAGAACAACAAGTAGATGCTATTAAGCAGTTCTGGAAAGATTACGGCAGCTCTATCATTGTAGGTGCGGTAGTTGGTCTAGGTGGATTATACGGTTGGAATTATTATTCTGACGTAAAAATAGAAAATGCTGAAGCAGCTTCAGAAGCGTTTCAAAGCATTGCCGCTAATAGCGCAGACAGCACAGCTGTTATGGCTGCAGTTAGCGATTTTGGTCAGCAACATGATCAACAAGGTTATCAAGCATTGCTTGAGCTTATGTCTGCAAAAGCTGCAGTAGATGCAGGTGATTTAGATAAAGCAGAAGCGGCTTTCACTAAAATCATCGCAGCTAACCCAGGTGCAGCACTTAGCTCTTTAGCGACGATTCGTTTATCTCGAGTTCAAGCTGAGCAAGGTAATTTAGGCACAGCGTTAGCAACTTTAGACCAAGTTAGCGATGAAGCATTTAATGCACAACGTGACGAATTAAAAGGCGACTTCCTAGTGCGTCAAGGCGACATGGACAAGGCAAGAACTGCATACCAAGCAGCTGTAGACAATGGCGGCTCGTTATCAAGTCCTGCACTACAAATGAAGCTAGACAATTTAAACAAGGCATAA